Proteins found in one Zea mays cultivar B73 chromosome 1, Zm-B73-REFERENCE-NAM-5.0, whole genome shotgun sequence genomic segment:
- the LOC100526750 gene encoding cytokinin dehydrogenase 6 precursor: MEVAMVVSARASLLILVISLCSPYKFIQSPMDLGPLNLLPTTSTAAASSDFGRILFRAPAAVLRPQSPRDISMLLSFLSGSPSLSRVTVAARGAGHSIHGQAQAPDGIVVETRSLPGEMEFHHVRGGGEGRASYADVGGGVLWIELLERSLKLGLAPRSWTDYLYLTVGGTLSNAGISGQTFKHGPQISNVLQLEVVTGRGEIVECSPSKEADLFNAVLGGLGQFGIITRARILLQEAPEKVTWVRAFYDDLGAFTRDQELLVSIPDSVDYVEGFMVLNERSLHSSSIAFPASVDFSPDFGTRSSPRIYYCVEFAVHHHHGYQKQSQAAVEAISRRMSHMASQLYSVEVSYLDFLNRVRMEEVSLRSAGMWEEVHHPWLNMFVPKPGVAGFRDLLMDNVSPDSFQGLILIYPLLRDKWDTNTSVVIPDSGPTADDPVMYVVGILRSANPGPEEDGDGCSHRCLHELLRSHRRIADAAEARLGAKQYLPHHPTPARWQQHLGRRWERFADRKARFDPLRILGPGQGIFPRTAQDAAAAAAYGS; this comes from the exons ATGGAGGTTGCCATGGTCGTCAGCGCAAGAGCCAGCCTGCTGATCCTCGTCATCTCCCTCTGCTCTCCGTACAAATTCATACAGAGCCCCATGGACCTGGGCCCCCTGAACCTGCTCCCCACCACCAGCACCGCGGCCGCGTCCAGCGACTTCGGCAGGATACTCTTCCGCGCCCCGGCCGCGGTGCTGAGGCCCCAGTCGCCGAGGGACATCTCCATGCTGCTCAGCTTCCTCTCCGGCTCGCCCTCGCTGAGCAGGGTCACGGTGGCGGCCAGGGGGGCAGGCCACTCCATCCACGGGCAGGCGCAGGCCCCGGACGGCATTGTGGTGGAGACGCGCTCCTTGCCCGGCGAGATGGAGTTCCACCACGTCCGCGGGGGAGGCGAAGGGCGTGCCTCCTACGCCGACGTGGGCGGCGGGGTTCTGTGGATCGAGCTCCTGGAGCGGAGCCTGAAGCTTGGGCTGGCTCCCAGGTCCTGGACCGACTACCTCTACCTCACTGTCGGCGGGACGCTGTCCAATGCCGGCATCAGCGGGCAGACGTTCAAGCACGGGCCACAGATCAGCAACGTCCTCCAGCTGGAGGTAGTCACAG GACGAGGGGAGATTGTGGAATGCTCACCCAGCAAGGAGGCCGACCTGTTCAATGCCGTCCTGGGAGGCCTAGGCCAGTTCGGCATCATAACCAGGGCCAGGATCCTGCTGCAGGAGGCTCCGGAGAAGGTGACGTGGGTGAGGGCCTTCTACGACGACTTGGGCGCCTTCACCAGGGACCAGGAGCTGCTGGTGTCGATTCCGGATTCGGTGGACTACGTGGAAGGGTTCATGGTCCTGAACGAGCGGTCCCTCCACAGCTCCTCCATCGCCTTCCCCGCGAGCGTGGACTTCAGCCCGGATTTCGGCACCAGGAGCAGCCCTAGGATCTACTACTGCGTCGAGTTCGCGGTGCACCACCACCACGGTTACCAGAAGCAGTCTCAGGCGGCCGTGGAGGCCATCTCGAGGCGGATGAGCCACATGGCGTCCCAGCTGTACAGCGTGGAGGTGTCCTACTTGGACTTCCTGAACCGGGTCAGGATGGAGGAGGTGAGCCTGCGGAGCGCCGGGATGTGGGAGGAGGTGCACCACCCGTGGCTCAACATGTTCGTGCCCAAGCCCGGGGTCGCTGGCTTCAGGGATCTGCTCATGGACAACGTCTCGCCGGATAGCTTTCAGGGCCTCATCCTCATCTACCCACTCCTCAGAGACAA GTGGGACACCAACACGTCGGTCGTGATCCCGGACTCCGGGCCCACCGCGGACGACCCGGTGATGTACGTGGTCGGCATCCTCAGGTCCGCGAACCCTGGTCCAGAAGAAGACGGTGACGGCTGCTCCCACCGCTGCCTGCACGAGCTCCTCCGCAGCCACCGCCGGATCGCCGACGCCGCGGAGGCGCGCCTCGGCGCCAAGCAGTACCTGCCTCACCACCCGACCCCGGCCCGCTGGCAGCAGCACCTGGGCCGGCGCTGGGAGCGCTTCGCGGACCGCAAGGCCCGGTTCGACCCGCTGCGCATCCTGGGGCCCGGCCAGGGCATATTCCCTCGGACGGCCCAGGATGCTGCCGCCGCTGCTGCGTACGGGAGCTAg